tttagaatgatccccatttctcagctttattgtttgtatgtgtaaagttgagcagccattttttttttatcaaccctGCATTTCTTCTAAGGTAGAATATTTTTGTGTGCACTGGGTCAGGCAGGTTTACAAAGTCTAATATTTAGAGAGCATAAACCTGAACAGGCACCACCGCATTACTCCACTTACCGAGTGTGTCTTTGGACACTAGAGCTGAGTGTAAAAATGCAGCATCCTGGTACCACTGCTTTCTGGGAGATGCCAAGAGGCCTCTGCAGCACTTGGGAGATTCGCCAACTCTTTCAGAAGTCATGGAGCTCGCTTCTTTCTCTGGGAGCTTTCCATATGTTCCAGGAGAATTGGCAAGTATGGCATGTATTAGGGTAGGTTTGCATCTGGCACAAATGCCAGACAAAAGACACATGCGACAGTCTGGCCAGAAAGTGACCGGAACATGgtccgccagaccccattataaatGGGGATCCAGAAGTGAACTGTAGAATCTgacagtgccagatccggcaaagtCTGACAGTCTGCCTGATCCCCTGcacatgtgaaagtaccctaatggccCTATCATCTGTCAATAATTCATAGAAAGattttgcaattaaatgtgcatTTTTCTTTTGGCAGAGGAGGCAGTGAGAACATTAAGAGAGTTTCAGCAAGATGTGGACGATGCTACCGTGCAGAAGTTGGAGCTGGAGAGAAGAGTGGAGCAGTTGGTGAATGAGATTGAGTTCCTCAAGAAGCTCCATGATGAAGAAGTGGCCGACTTACTGAAGCAAATAGAAGAGTCGAAGGTGAACGTGGAGATTGAAAGTTCTCGACCTGACCTTCTAGCCGCATTAAGAGCCTTGCGGGTTCAGATTgaacaagctgccaccaaaaACATTCAAGAGGCTGAGAAGTGGTACAAGACAAAGCTCAATACAGTGAAAGGACAGGTGGCCAAGAACGAAGAGAAGATCAGGCACATCAGGGAAAACATCACTAGATATAGCTCCCAGGTGTCTGACCTGCAGAGCCAGATCGATGGCTTGAGGGCCCGAAATGAAGCCTTGGAGAATCAGTTGGCAAATATGCAGGAAAAGCACCTGGAAGAGGTCGCTGCTCTTCAGGATATCATTGCTCAACTAGAAGATCGCCTCCTAACAACAAAAGCAGATTTGGCACGATATCTGCAGGATTACCAAGACCTGCTGAACATCAAGCTCAAGCTAGATGCAGAGATTGCAGTCTACAGGACATTGCtggaaggagaagaggaaaggcTTGGTATGAAAGAAAATGAAGGTATCAGACAAGTCTGCATCTCACATCACagtaagggcccatgcacacgaacGCCGCCCGAGttcattccacaatttgcggaacggaatcggttgctcataatagaaatgcctattcttgtctgcaaaacggacaagaatagaacatgttctttttttttgcagcctcacGGAACGTGGCAATGGAGGAGGACAGCACACatcgtgctgtccgcatctttcttgcggccccactgaagtgaatgggtccgcatctaagccttggatgcggaaccaaataacgtttgtgtgcatgagccctaaacaaaATCTAAAATGGTACAAAGTAggctaatattaaaggggtttaagATTAGAAAGACATGGCTTCTTTCTTACAGAAACAGCACACCTGTCCATAGGGTCTATCAGGTATTGCAGCTCCGCTCCGTGTCAGAGGGATTTCCCGGGCTGAATTCTGCTCCTATGATAATGATTTATAAGGCTGTATGTCCCTATCTGACCACAGCTGCAATGATGGCATTATGTAAGCACAGTTCAGTATAGCCAAGGTCAGGCAGCAACACACAGCTTTGTACATCATTCACGGAGCATATTTCAGGGACAGAATACGCTCAATTAACCCAGGAGCAAGTAAATCATTCTGTAATTCTACCTTCTGACCACTATTTTTTGACTGCTTCATCTGCCCTCATGTCAAGCATCTTTATATACACTAAGGGGGACATTTGT
This portion of the Bufo gargarizans isolate SCDJY-AF-19 chromosome 1, ASM1485885v1, whole genome shotgun sequence genome encodes:
- the LOC122924497 gene encoding vimentin-like; the encoded protein is MKSSSFSQKTLTVGSAVASNYTARDGLQGTLEDAATKVYVHRPNEKEELQELNNRFAGYIDKVRSLEQKNKALLDEVEELTRRLKERGPGISDDYEKQFKELKELIEKLTKEKGAADIERGNLEEEIEIWNAKSDEELAFREEAVRTLREFQQDVDDATVQKLELERRVEQLVNEIEFLKKLHDEEVADLLKQIEESKVNVEIESSRPDLLAALRALRVQIEQAATKNIQEAEKWYKTKLNTVKGQVAKNEEKIRHIRENITRYSSQVSDLQSQIDGLRARNEALENQLANMQEKHLEEVAALQDIIAQLEDRLLTTKADLARYLQDYQDLLNIKLKLDAEIAVYRTLLEGEEERLGMKENEARGDKS